Genomic segment of Gaiellales bacterium:
CAGGTTCGTGATTGTCTCGCGCGATTTCGCCGCGATGGTGAACATCGCATTGTGGGCGGCGCGTGAAACGAACGGTCTCATCGACCCAACGCTGGGCGGCGCGCTCCTCAGCGCTGGATACGACCGCGACATCGGCACCGGCCTGGACACCGGCCGTAGCGCCGGAGAAGGAGCTCCAGGGTGCTGGCGGGCGCTGTCGCTCTGTGGGAACGTCCTTCGCGCACCGGCAGGCGTCGTGCTGGATCTGAACGGCGTCGTCAAGTCGCAAACGGCCGATCAGGCGCTCGCCATGCTCGAGGGCCCGGGATGGGTGTCGGCCGGCGGGGACATCGCCACCCGAGGCGGCGTCGGCGTCGCCTTACCGGGAGGTGGGGCGGTGCACGTCCGCGCGGGCGGCATCGCAACCAGTGGGCGGACACGGCGATCCTGGCGGGCGGGCGGCGTCACGTCCCATCACCTGATCGACGGCAGCACCGGCCGGCCGTCCCGCTCGTGCTGGCGGGAAGTGACCGTCAGCGGCGCCACCTGCCTGCATGCGGACATCGCCGCGAAGGCGGCGTTCCTCCTTGGGGAGGACGGACCGGCGTGGCTTGACGCGCGCGGCGTACCGGGCCGCTTCGTGGACGCGCGTGGCGGAGTCGTTCCGAACACGACATGGGCGTCCGACGCACCGGAGCGCGTCACGGAGCATGTCGCATGCACCTGACGTCGAGCCCCGTCGACTGGTACGCCGCCCGGGCGGCCGGGATCGCCGCGTACGTCATCCTGACCGTGGTGATAGCCCTTGGGCTGGCGCTGTCCAGCCGCGTGCCGGGCCGTCGCTGGGCCGGATGGCCGATGTTCGCGGTGCAGGACGTCCACCGGACCGGCGGCCTGTTCGTCGGTGCGCTGATCGCCGTCCACGTCGGGACGATCGCGATCGACTCGTTCCTCCCGTTCTCGGCGGTCCAGCTCGTGGTGCCGTTTGCCGCCGGCTACCGGCCGCTCTGGACAGGCGTCGGGATCGCCGCCGCGGAGCTGCTGCTCGCGCTCGCTGTGACGAACCACTACCGTTCGCGTCTTCCCTACCGCTGGTGGCGCGGTGCCCACTATGCGAACTTCGCCGTGTGGACCGCAGCCACCGTGCACGGGCTGGGGGCCGGAACCGACTCGAGCGCGCCGTGGATGGTGACGATCTACGCGACCGCCACGGGCGCCGTCTGCTCGCTCGTGGTGTGGCGACGCGCGGCCAGGCGCGGGGTCGCGCTTCGCAGAGGCCTCGCCGTCATCCCCGCGGGCGCGGTCGTCCTGGTCGTGGCACTGGCGCTCGGCCCGCTGCATAGCCACCGCAAGCCCTGGAACGCCGCCGTGTTCCACGACCACCTGCACGGCCGCATCCTTCAGCAACAGGGCGCCTCGCTCGCCATGGTCTCGATGACAGGCGTCGGCCAGGGAGCCCAGAGCGTGCTCGTCCGGGCGGATCTCCTCGTCGGCGTCGACAGGCTGCGTGCAACCACCTTCGAGCTCGAGTACCTGCCGAGTGGCACGGTGTGCAGGGGCAAGGTGACACGCGTGCAGTCGTACGGATTCTCCGGGGTCTGCCATATCGGGCACGCCGGGCGGCACGTCACCGCCAGCTGGCGCCCCGCCGACGGTGGTGGTCTGACCGGTACGCTCGACGTTCGGGCGTAGCGTGCTGAGGTGACCGGGGCTTGCCGCCTCTCGGACGCCGCGGGCGGACAGGTGCGGCGAGCGAGGGCGGTCCGCGCACGGGTGCTTGCCGGTTTCGGCCCGCGCCGACGGGGAATTTCCGGTGCGTGATGGCCGTGCGGGAGCGAATGCGGGATCGGGAGCGGCTCCGCGGCTTCGCCAGAGGGTTCTGGCGTGCGCGGCTCGCGCGCGTCCGCTCGTACGCCGCGCCGGTCGGCCAGGTGGCGCTCGCGGCGGCGCTGTCATGGCAGATCGCGCACGCGTTGCTGCCCACGAGCCAGCCCGTCTTCGCGGCGGTGATGGCGGTCAACGCACTCGGCATCTCGATCGGCCAGCGGGGGCGCCTGGCCCTCGAGACGGTGCTTGGCGTTGCGACGGGCATCGGCGTCGCGTCGTTCGCGCTCGACGCCGCCGGCTCCGGCGCCGTGCAGCTGGCGGTGCTGACCGCACTTGCCATGACGCTCGCCGTCATGCTCGGCGGCGGCACCACCTTCGTCGGCCAGGCCGGCGTCTGGGCGATCCTGGTCGCCACGTTCCGCGGCCCCGGCCATCTCTATCCGGAGGCGCTGCTCGAGACGCTGATCGGCGGTGCGGTGGCGCTCGCCTTCAGCCAGCTGCTCTTCCCGCTCGACCCCGTGACGACGTCCGGCCGCGCGCTCCACACCGTGCTGAGCAGCCTGAGCGCCGGGCTTCGTGCCGGGAGGGACGCCGTGCGAGACGGCAACGAGGACGCCGCCGCGCGCGCCCGCATCGCGCTCTCGGATCTCGATGCCCACATAGCGGATCTCTCCCAGGCGCTCGCGATGTCGGCGGCGACGGCGCGGCTCGCGCCGTCGCGCCGCCGTGACCGCGCGGTCGTGGCGTCGGTCAGCCGCGTCGCACCGCATCTCGACCTGGCGGCGCAGGACGTGGGCAGCCTGCTCGCCGCGGTGGCGCGCCTCGTTCGTCATCAGGAGGCGGCTCCGGAGCTCGAGGAGGGCCTCGAGTGCCTGGCCGTCTCGTGCGACCGCCTCGGCGAGGGGCTCGACGATCGCCACGTCGTCGAGGCGCGCGACGTGGCGCGCGAGGCCGTCTCCCATGCCCCCGACCGGTTCGACCCGCAGGCCACGCCCGCGGCGCTGGTCTGCTGGTCGCTCCTGCAGTCCGTCGCGCTGCACCTGCTCGTCGCGGCCGGCGAGCCGGAGGACGCCGCGCGAACGGCCCTCGCGGACACCACCGGCGGGCGCGCGCAGCAGGTGTTCGGCCGCCTCGTGTAGCCGCCCGCTCACTAGACTTCGCGGATGGCGGTGATCGACGGGGAACGGCGCGTCGTCTCGGTTCTGATGGCCGATGTCGCAGGGTCGACGGCGATCGGCGAGCGGCTCGGGCCGGAGCGCTCCAAGTTCCTCTTCGACGAGGTGATGCGGCTGATGACCGCCGAGATCGAGCGCTACGACGGCACGGTGGCCCAGCTGCTCGGCGATGGCCTGCTCGCGATGTTCGGCGCTCCTGTTGCCCACGAGGACGACAGTGAGCGGGCCGTCCGCGCCGGCATGGCGATCCAGCGCGCGCTCGCCGGCTATGGCCGTGAGGTGCGCGAAGCCTACGGCGTCGACCTCCGCGCCCGCATCGCCGTGAACACCGGGCCCGTGGTCGTCTCGCCCGCCGGCGGCGACGACGGGCGCCGCTACAACGCCCTCGGCGACACCGTCAACGTCGCCGCCCGCCTGCAGGCGCTCGCCGGAGACGCCGAGGTCACGCTGGGGCCGCAGACCGCCGCCCAGGTGCGTGACTGCTTCGAGCTCGAGGAGCTGGGCGAGACGCAGCTGCGCGGGCGCGAGGCGCCGGTCGGCCGCTACCGCGTCGTGGGCGAGCGCGACCACGTGCGTCGCCCGCCGTCCGAGCCGCTGGTCGGGCGCGACCGCGAGCTCGGGGAGGTGCGCGAGGCGCTCGAGCGCGTCGCCGACGGCATCGGCGCGATCGTGTCGGTCACGGGCGAGCCGGGCATCGGCAAGTCGCGCCTGGTCGGCGACGCCGCCGAGGCCGTCCGCGACCGCGTGCGCGTGCTCGAGGGCCGCGGCCTCTCCTACACCGAGAGCTTCGCCTACTGGCCGATCCGCGAGCTGCTTCGCGACTGGCTCGGGGCCGGGCCCACGGCCGGCGAGGCGCGCGTCCGGCTCGACCTCAAGGCTGCGCTGCACGGGGTGTTCGGCGAGGACGGCGACCAGTATCCGTTCATGGCCGGCCTGCTGGGGCTCCAGCCCGACGCCGAGACGGCCGCGATCGTCGGCGAGTTCAGCCGCGACGCGGTGCACCGCCGCAGCATGGAGGTGGTCGCCGAGCTGGTGTGCCGGCTCGCCCGCGAACGTCCGCTGTTGCTGGTGTTCGAGGATCTGCACTGGGCTGACGAGCACTCGCTCGAGCTGATCGAGTCGCTGATGGAGCTGACGGAGCTCGAGCCGCTCGGGCTCGTTCTGCTCTACCGCACGGACCGCGAGCGCGGATCCTGGCGCACCGGCGAGCGGGCGCGGCAGCGCTACCCGCACCGCTTTCACGAGGTGGAGCTGCGCGCGCTGCCGGAGTCCGTCAGCCGCGAGCTCGTCGACGAGCTGGCCGGGGCGGCGGTCGCGCCCGGCGTCGCCGATCTGCTCGTCCAGCGTGCCGGTGGCAACCCGCTGTTCCTCGGCGAGGCGCTGCGCGACCTGATCGAGCGCGGGGCCCTGCGTCGCGCCAACGGCGGGTGGGAGGCGGGCGACGGCCCGGTGGAGGTGCCGGCGCTGGTGCAGGGCGTGCTGCAGGCCCGGCTCGACCGGCTCGACCCCGCAGCACGCGAGGTCGCCTCGGTCGCCGCCGTGTCGGGAAGGCGGTTCGGCACGCCGCTGCTCGAGCTGCTCGTCGACCCTGCGGCGTTGCGGGGCGCGCTGTCGCAGCTGCAGCGCCTCGAGCTGATCGTCGAGGAGCAGCGGCGACCCTATCCGTCGTACCGCTTCCGCCACGGCCTCGTCCAGGAGGCAGCCTACGCATCGCTCACCGAGTCCAGGCGGCGCGAGCTGCACGGCCGCGTCGGGCGCGCGCTCGAGCAGCTGCTGGACGGCGACGGCGAGAGCCCGCGCACGCTGGCGCACCTCGCGCGCCACTTCAGCGCGGCGGACGACGCGGAGCGCGCCGCCCGCTACCTGATCCTCGCCGGCGACCAGGCGCGCGCGCTGTATGCCGACGAGGAGGCGATCCAGCACTACCGGGCAGCGCGGCGCTTCCTGCAGCAGCTGGGCGACGACCGCCGCTCGCGCGAGGTGCTCTTCAAGATCGCGCTCGTCCACCACCTCGCCTTCAACTATCCCGAGGCCGAGGCCGCGTATGACGAGGCGTTCGCGTGCAAGGTGCTGCCCGTCGTGCAGCCCGAGGCGACGGGCCGGCTGGTGACCGCGATGCCCGTGACCGACGACGTCGTGCCGGGGCTGGACTACACGTCGGACGCGAACACCATCTCCGAGCATGTGTTCAGCGGCCTGCTGCAGGTGGACCGCGAGCTGAACGTCATGCCGGCCCTCGCCGAGAACTTCCGCGTCTCCGCCGACGGCCTCAGCTACCTGTTCCAGATCCGCGCGACGGCCCGCTGGAGCGACGGCCATCCGGTCACGGCGCATGACTTCGTCCGCACGTGGCAGCGGGCGCGGGAGATCTCGACCGTCACGGCGTTTCTGCTGGAGGATGTCGAACGGGCGGAGGCGCTCGACGACCACACGCTCGAGGTGACGCTTCGCGAGCCCCGCAACTACTTCCTGTACGTGCTGGCCGTTGCCTCATCGTATCCCTGGCCGTCGCATCTGACGGCGGACGGCGCCGATGACTGGCAGCGCCGCACGCCGCTCGTGTCGAACGGCCCGTTCATCGTCCAGCGAGCCGGTGAGGAGGGGATGCTGCTCGTGGCCAATCGGGAATACGACGGCCCACGCGGCAACCTGGCGGAGGTCGAGATCCGGTTCGTCCGCGGCCGGGACGACGCCGTCGCGCTCTGGGAGGCCGGCGAGCTGGATGTGATCAGCAACAACGAGTCCGCCGTCCCCAGGCACGGGGATGCCGATGTCATGGTGGTGCCGGCCCTGGGCACGACGATGCTGGGCTTCCATCCGCATCCGCCGTTCGACGACGTGCGGGTGCGCACCGCGCTCGCGGCGGCGGTCGAACGGGTGGCCGACGGCATGGAGGCGATCGGCCTGCCGGTGCGCCCGGCTCGCGGCGGCGGAGTGCTTCCGCCCGCGATGCCCGGACATAGCCGTCGGCTGCGGGAGCCGTTGACGGTCGACCGGGCGGCGGATCTGCTGGCGGAGGCGGGGTACGCGGGCGGGAGCGGACTGGCTCCGCTTCAGCTCGCCATCCCGAACCGCGTGCCGCAACTCGCCGGCGTGGTGGAGGAGGCCCTGTCGGCGATCGGCGTGTCGGTCGAGATCCGGTGGATCGACATCGGCGAGGCTCTCAGCGTCGTGGAATGCGACGCCTGGCTGTGCGGCTGGATGGCCGACTATCCGGACCCGGACGGCTTCTTCCGTGGGTTGCTCAGCGGACGGCATGTCGCCGTGCTGGGAGACCCCGAGCTCGGCGACCGGCTCGCTGCGGCGCGCGCCTCCCGCGACCGCGAGGAGCGGCTCCGCCTCTACGGCGAGGTCGACCGGCGGCTGGTCGAGCAGGCGCTGATCGTTCCCGTCCACTACGGGCGCTCCCTGCTGCTGCGCCGGGCGCCGATCGACGGAATCTGGGCGAACGCGCTGACGCCCCTACGGTTCGATCAGGCGATGGACACGCGCTGACGGGTGCGGGCGGTCGCAGAGCGGACTCGCTCGACCGGCTGGCGGGCGCGACCGTCGACCTGCTGGTGATCGGCGGCGGAGCGATCGGCGCGGCGACGGCATGGGCCGCGGCCCGGGCCGGGGCGACGGTGGCGGTCGTCGATCGCGGCGACATTGCGGGCGCGACGTCGTCGGCATCCTCGAAGCTGCTCCATGGCGGCCTGCGGTACCTCGCGATGGGCGACATCGGCCTGGTGCGCGAGGCGCACCACGAGCGGCGGGTGAACGCGCGCATTGTCGCGCCGCACCTGGTCTGGCCGCTGCCGTTCCTCGTGCCGGTCGGCCCCGATGCGCCCGTGCCGCTGTGGAAGGTGCGCGCCGGCGTATGGCTCTACGGCGCGCTGGCGCGGTTCGCCGACGGGCGCAGCGGGCGGGTGCCCGTGGCGGAGGCGCGCCGGCGAGCGCCCGGGCTGCGTCACGAGCGGCTGAACGGCGCGGTCCTCTACCACGACCACCAGACCAACGACGGCCGCCTCACGCTTGCGGCGCTGCAGGGCGCGGCCGCGCACGGCGCCGTCGTCGCGCCGCATGTCGAGGCCCTTGCGCTGCGCATGGCCGGTGGGCGCGTGCGCGGCGCCGACCTGATCGATCGGCTGTCGGGCGCCACGCTCGCCGTCACGGCCGGGAGCGTCGTCAACGCCGCCGGACCGTGGGTCGACGAGGTGCGCCGGCTCGAGTCGCCGCAAGCCGGGACGACGGTGCGGCTGTCCAAGGGAGCGCATGTGCTGCTCGACGCTCCGGACGGCTGGTCGGCGGCGGTCACCACGCCGCTGCCCGGGGGCCGCGTGTCGTTTGCGATCCCGTGGGAGGGCATGCTCCTGCTCGGGACGACGGACGAGCCGTACGAGGGCGATCCGGCCGCGGTGATTGCCGGCGAGGAGGACGAGCGGCAGATCCTGGAGGAGGCCGGCCGCTCGCTGGCGAGCGAGGTCGTGGCGCCCGGCCGCGTCCGTTCGCGGTTCGCAGGGCTGCGGGTGCTGCCGGTGGCGGGCGGCGCCACGGCCACCGCCCGTCGTGAGACCGTCCTCCACACGGGGCCGGGCGGGATGGTGTCGGTGGCGGGCGGGAAGCTGACGACGTGGCGCGCGATCGGCGCGCGGGCGGCGACAGCGGCGCTCACCGGCACGGGCGCCCGCATTCCCCGCGACCCGCACCAGGTTCCCGGGGCCGCCCCGGCCGAGCAGGTCGAGCGGCGCATCGCAGCGGAGTGGCCGGAGCTCGAGCCGGACATCCGGCGGTCGCTCGCGCGGCACTACGGGCTGGGGGCGCTGCCGGCGCTGGAGCCGGCCCGCGAGCGGCCGGAGCTGCTCGGACGGATCCACCCGCGCGGCCCGGACATCTGGGCGCTCGTCGTCCATGCGGCGCAGCGAGAGTGGGCGGCGACGCCTGACGACGTCCTGCGCGGCCGGCTCACGGTTGCGCTCCGCGGCCATGGTACCGCCGAGGTCACGGCTACAGTCGCCCGCATGCTGGAGGACATCTGAGCGGCACGCTCGTCTGCGCCCATCGCGGCGCCAGCGGGTACCTGCCCGAGAACTCGCTCGACGCGTTCGCCTCGGCGATCGCGATGGGCTCCGACGGGATCGAGACCGACCTGCGCCGCACGCCCGACGGCCGGCTGGTGCTGGCGCACGACCCGCTTCCCGCCATGCCGCCCGACGGACTGGTCGAGCTCGCCCAGCTGGTCGCGATGGCCGCCGGGCGCGTGCGGCTCGACGTCGAGCTGAAGGAGCCCGGCTACGAGGCGCAGGTGCTGGACGCACTGACCCCGCGTCCGGACGGGCTCCTCGTCACA
This window contains:
- a CDS encoding FAD:protein FMN transferase; its protein translation is MSRLVDRFTAMGCEIAVAGARRAELRSVERLFRERELRFSRFLPESELNRVNRAAGRFVIVSRDFAAMVNIALWAARETNGLIDPTLGGALLSAGYDRDIGTGLDTGRSAGEGAPGCWRALSLCGNVLRAPAGVVLDLNGVVKSQTADQALAMLEGPGWVSAGGDIATRGGVGVALPGGGAVHVRAGGIATSGRTRRSWRAGGVTSHHLIDGSTGRPSRSCWREVTVSGATCLHADIAAKAAFLLGEDGPAWLDARGVPGRFVDARGGVVPNTTWASDAPERVTEHVACT
- a CDS encoding FUSC family protein, with translation MAVRERMRDRERLRGFARGFWRARLARVRSYAAPVGQVALAAALSWQIAHALLPTSQPVFAAVMAVNALGISIGQRGRLALETVLGVATGIGVASFALDAAGSGAVQLAVLTALAMTLAVMLGGGTTFVGQAGVWAILVATFRGPGHLYPEALLETLIGGAVALAFSQLLFPLDPVTTSGRALHTVLSSLSAGLRAGRDAVRDGNEDAAARARIALSDLDAHIADLSQALAMSAATARLAPSRRRDRAVVASVSRVAPHLDLAAQDVGSLLAAVARLVRHQEAAPELEEGLECLAVSCDRLGEGLDDRHVVEARDVAREAVSHAPDRFDPQATPAALVCWSLLQSVALHLLVAAGEPEDAARTALADTTGGRAQQVFGRLV
- a CDS encoding ABC transporter substrate-binding protein, producing MAVIDGERRVVSVLMADVAGSTAIGERLGPERSKFLFDEVMRLMTAEIERYDGTVAQLLGDGLLAMFGAPVAHEDDSERAVRAGMAIQRALAGYGREVREAYGVDLRARIAVNTGPVVVSPAGGDDGRRYNALGDTVNVAARLQALAGDAEVTLGPQTAAQVRDCFELEELGETQLRGREAPVGRYRVVGERDHVRRPPSEPLVGRDRELGEVREALERVADGIGAIVSVTGEPGIGKSRLVGDAAEAVRDRVRVLEGRGLSYTESFAYWPIRELLRDWLGAGPTAGEARVRLDLKAALHGVFGEDGDQYPFMAGLLGLQPDAETAAIVGEFSRDAVHRRSMEVVAELVCRLARERPLLLVFEDLHWADEHSLELIESLMELTELEPLGLVLLYRTDRERGSWRTGERARQRYPHRFHEVELRALPESVSRELVDELAGAAVAPGVADLLVQRAGGNPLFLGEALRDLIERGALRRANGGWEAGDGPVEVPALVQGVLQARLDRLDPAAREVASVAAVSGRRFGTPLLELLVDPAALRGALSQLQRLELIVEEQRRPYPSYRFRHGLVQEAAYASLTESRRRELHGRVGRALEQLLDGDGESPRTLAHLARHFSAADDAERAARYLILAGDQARALYADEEAIQHYRAARRFLQQLGDDRRSREVLFKIALVHHLAFNYPEAEAAYDEAFACKVLPVVQPEATGRLVTAMPVTDDVVPGLDYTSDANTISEHVFSGLLQVDRELNVMPALAENFRVSADGLSYLFQIRATARWSDGHPVTAHDFVRTWQRAREISTVTAFLLEDVERAEALDDHTLEVTLREPRNYFLYVLAVASSYPWPSHLTADGADDWQRRTPLVSNGPFIVQRAGEEGMLLVANREYDGPRGNLAEVEIRFVRGRDDAVALWEAGELDVISNNESAVPRHGDADVMVVPALGTTMLGFHPHPPFDDVRVRTALAAAVERVADGMEAIGLPVRPARGGGVLPPAMPGHSRRLREPLTVDRAADLLAEAGYAGGSGLAPLQLAIPNRVPQLAGVVEEALSAIGVSVEIRWIDIGEALSVVECDAWLCGWMADYPDPDGFFRGLLSGRHVAVLGDPELGDRLAAARASRDREERLRLYGEVDRRLVEQALIVPVHYGRSLLLRRAPIDGIWANALTPLRFDQAMDTR
- a CDS encoding FAD-dependent oxidoreductase; its protein translation is MIGGGAIGAATAWAAARAGATVAVVDRGDIAGATSSASSKLLHGGLRYLAMGDIGLVREAHHERRVNARIVAPHLVWPLPFLVPVGPDAPVPLWKVRAGVWLYGALARFADGRSGRVPVAEARRRAPGLRHERLNGAVLYHDHQTNDGRLTLAALQGAAAHGAVVAPHVEALALRMAGGRVRGADLIDRLSGATLAVTAGSVVNAAGPWVDEVRRLESPQAGTTVRLSKGAHVLLDAPDGWSAAVTTPLPGGRVSFAIPWEGMLLLGTTDEPYEGDPAAVIAGEEDERQILEEAGRSLASEVVAPGRVRSRFAGLRVLPVAGGATATARRETVLHTGPGGMVSVAGGKLTTWRAIGARAATAALTGTGARIPRDPHQVPGAAPAEQVERRIAAEWPELEPDIRRSLARHYGLGALPALEPARERPELLGRIHPRGPDIWALVVHAAQREWAATPDDVLRGRLTVALRGHGTAEVTATVARMLEDI